Proteins encoded in a region of the Tindallia magadiensis genome:
- a CDS encoding Fic family protein, with amino-acid sequence MKYMSSKEASVKWKISDRRIRVLCKEERIEGAIKIGRNWSIPVDAAKPVDAREKNKKHYLGLEYGFSYIDSLKETIDKHRPFSRTLVDSLQEKLTVEWTYHSNAIEGNTLTLSETKVVLEGITIGGKSMVEHLEVINHRNAILFLQELIADRESLSEWNIKSLHALILREIDNTNAGKYRNENVVISGTSHIPPKHYEIVDLMQRLIEEYHNEWRNVHSVARAALLHGEFVKIHPFIDGNGRTSRLLLNFELMKNGYPPIIIKKEERARYYNALDLAHTTMNYEPFIALVSEGVIEAQKLWLSVLDE; translated from the coding sequence ATGAAATATATGAGTTCCAAGGAAGCAAGCGTAAAATGGAAGATAAGCGACCGTCGAATTCGGGTGCTTTGCAAAGAGGAGCGCATTGAGGGTGCTATAAAAATTGGCAGAAATTGGTCCATCCCTGTCGATGCCGCTAAGCCTGTGGATGCAAGGGAAAAAAACAAGAAGCATTACCTTGGACTGGAATATGGCTTTAGCTATATCGATTCACTGAAAGAGACGATCGATAAGCACAGGCCTTTTTCCAGGACGCTTGTCGATTCGCTGCAGGAAAAACTAACGGTTGAGTGGACTTATCATAGCAATGCCATAGAAGGAAACACACTGACGCTATCGGAGACGAAAGTTGTTCTTGAAGGAATTACTATTGGTGGAAAAAGCATGGTGGAGCATTTGGAGGTCATTAACCATCGCAATGCAATCCTCTTTCTCCAAGAACTGATTGCAGACAGGGAATCCCTCTCTGAGTGGAATATCAAAAGCCTCCATGCTTTGATATTAAGAGAAATAGACAACACAAATGCTGGCAAATATCGAAATGAGAATGTGGTGATCAGTGGTACCAGTCATATTCCGCCAAAGCATTATGAGATTGTGGATTTAATGCAAAGACTGATAGAGGAATATCATAACGAATGGAGAAACGTGCATTCTGTTGCCAGGGCTGCGCTCCTGCATGGTGAATTTGTAAAAATTCATCCCTTTATAGATGGAAATGGGAGGACCTCCAGGCTGCTTCTCAATTTTGAGTTAATGAAAAACGGCTACCCTCCCATTATCATAAAGAAGGAAGAGAGAGCAAGGTATTATAATGCCCTCGACCTGGCACATACAACCATGAATTATGAACCTTTCATTGCGTTGGTGTCTGAAGGTGTCATAGAAGCTCAAAAATTATGGTTATCGGTATTAGATGAATGA